CCTAAGCGCGCCTGTCGTAACCTTGACCCCGTCGTGGAGATGGTCAGTGAGCACGAATCCTGTGGCAACCCAAACCGCTGTCGATGACCTCTATGCCGAGGCCGAGCATTGGCATGTCAATACCGGCGGGGAGACGATCCACGCCAAACGTCTTGCAGGGCGTTGGCGCACCATCAAATGGGCGGCCGCGTCGGTCTGGTTGATCTATTTTCTGGGTCCTTACCTGCGCTGGGACGGCCGACAGGCGGTCTTGTTCGACATCCCGAACCGGCAGTATCACATCTTCGGCGCGACGGTCCTTCCGCAGGACTTCTGGATGCTCTCGCTGTTGTTGCTGTTCTTCGCCATCCTGCTCGCCGTGGCAACCGCGTTGGTCGGCCGTGTCTGGTGCGGCTATTTTTGCTTCCAGACGGTTTGGACCGACGTCTACACCTGGATCGAGGAGAAGCTCGAGGGCAGTCCGCCGCAACGCCGGAAGCTCGACAAGGAGCCGATGTCTCCGAGCAAGTTTCGGATCAAGGCCACCAAACATGCCCTCTGGCTGCTGATCGGTTTCATCACGGGTATCAGCTTCGTCGCCTGGTTTACGGACGCACCCGCACTGTGGGGGAGCTTCTTCGCCGGCGAGTCGGGTCCCGTGGCCTACATCACGGTGGCGCTCTTCACGGTCGGGACCTACGGCCTCGCCGGGTTCATGCGCGAGCAGGTCTGCTTCTGGCTCTGTCCCTACGCGCGCATCCAAGGCGTCATGCTCGACAAAACGACCATCGTGCCGACGTACGATCTGGTGCGCGGCGAGCCGCGCGGACGCGTCAAGCGCGGCGAAACCGGCCAAACGCGCTCGGGCGGCGACTGTGTGGACTGCAACCAGTGCGTCGCCGTCTGTCCGACCGGTGTCGATATCCGTAACGGGCAGCAGGAAGGCTGCATCACCTGTGCGCTCTGCCTCGATGCCTGCGATCAGGTGATGGATAAGGTCGGGCGTCCGCGCGGCCTGATCCGCTATGCCTCTCTCGACGAGCTCGAAGGATTGCCCACCAAGAAACTCTTGCTGCGTCCGCGTGTCTGGGTGTACACGGCGATCATGAGCGTCGCGTTGGCCGGCATCCTCTACGGCTTCTCGACCTTGGCGGCGATCGACCTGAAGGTTCTGCACGAGCGTGCGCCGCTTTACGTGCGGCTCAGCGACGGATCCATCCAGAACAAATACACGTTGAAGATCCTCAACAAGATGCCCGAGGAACTCGCCGTGCGGATCAGCGTGACCGGCCCAGACGGCTTGGTGCTCATGGGTGCGGACGAGCCGATCGTGGCACCGCCGGGCGGGGTGACCCCCGCCGTCGTCTTCGTGAAGGTGCCGAAGCGCTCGCTCGCGAGCGAGCAACAGCCCGTGCAGTTTCACGTCGAAGCGGCGAGGCCGTCCGGTGCCGTGGTCGAGGCCGACCGCGACAGCGTCTTCATTGCGCCGCGTCAATAAACCGCGTCCAGAGCGACATGCGTCATTTTCCTGTAAAGAGATTGAGGCAACAAAAAGCGATGAGCTCGACGACCCACACCACGGAAACACCCTCCAAACCGACCCCTGCGCTGCGCAGTCCCTGGGTCCTGGCCTGGATCGGCCTGCTCGTCACGGTGCTGGCCGTGAATCTGACCTTCGTGATTCTCGCGATCCGGACCAACCCCGGGTTGGTCAACGCCAACTATTACGAGCGCGGACAGGAATACGAGCGGACCATGATCACGCGCCTTGCCCGGGATCCCGGTTGGCTGATGCGTGCGGACATCCCAAAGCCCCTGACGGCCGGCGTAGAGGAGTCGATTGGTCTGGTGCTGGTCGATCAGGCCGGACAACCCGTGGATGTCGACGAGGCGACCTTTTACGCTTACCGTCCGTCCGATGTCTCGCGCGACTTCGCGCTGCCGATGACTCGAGAGGGCAAAGGGCGCTATCGGGTGGAAACATCCTTCCCCTTGATCGGTGTATGGGACACCCTGATCGCGGTGAAGACCGGCGAGGACGAGTACAGCGTCGGCGAGCGTGTCAACGTCGCTCGCCCCTGAGGTCCGGGCGACTCCGGGCTCAAGCCCGGAGGCGGAGGTGCACCCGGATGCGTCCTCCACCCGAATACGCTGCTTTCATTGCGGTCTTCCGGTCGCCGAATCCGCGCGCGAGACGGCCTTCATTGCCGGGCGCGAGCGGTCCTTCTGCTGCACCGGCTGCAAGTCGGTCTGCGAGGCGATCTTCGCCGCAGGACTCGAGGGTTTCTACAAACGCACCCCCGAGGGCGAGATCTTCGGTCCGCCGCCCGAGCCGCCGAAAGACCTGGCCGTCTTCGACCTCGATGCCGTGCAGGAGGAGTTTACCGACACCGCCGGCGAGTCCCGCGAGATCAATCTCCTGGTCGAAGGCATCCACTGCGCCGCCTGTGTCTGGCTGATCGAGAAGGGCCTCTGCGCCATGCCGGGGGTCGAAGAGGCTCGCGTCAACCTCACCGGACGGCGGTTACGCGTGCGCTGGGACAACGGCCGCCTAAAGCTCTCCCGGATCCTGGGCCGACTCGCCGATCTCGGCTATGCCGCCGCACCCTTCGATCCCGAATCGGCCGAGGGTGCGATCGGACGCGAGAACCGCGCCATGCTCTACCGCATGGCCTGGGCGGGGTTCGCGATGATGAACCTCATGTGGATCTCGATCGCGCTCTATGCCGGCGCCGACCAAGGCGAGTTCCGCGGTCTCTTTCAGTGGCTCGGCTTCTTGATCGCCACGCCCACGCTCCTGTACTCGGGCGCGCCCTTTTTCCGCGGGGCGGTGTCCGGTTTGCGCTCGGGCCATCTGAGCATGGACCTGCCGATCGCGATCGGCGTGACGACCACCTACGTCTACTCGCTCTATGTCACGCTCGGCGTCTCCAGCATCGGCGACGTCTACTGGGATACGGTCGTCAATTTTCTCTTCGTTATCCTGGTGGGGCGCTATCTGGAGGCGATCTCGCGCCGCAAGGCCGTGGCCTCGACGCAACGGCTGCTCGATCTGCAACCGAAGGTCGCGACCCGGTTGGACGGGGAGGACGGGGAGACCGAGTCGGTCGTTCCGGTGCGCGCACTCAAGCTCGGCGAGCGCGTGCTGGTGCGTCCGGGCGAGCGCATCCCCGTCGACGGCGAGGTGATCTCGGGCGGCAGCGGGGTGGACGAATCCATGCTGACCGGCGAGTCGCGACCGGTCGCCAAGACGCTCGGCGATCAGGTCGTTGCGGGCACCATCAACGGCGCCGGTGTCCTGACCGTGCGCATCGGTGCGCTGCTGCGCGAGACCGCGCTGGGTCGCATCATCCGACTGGTGGAGGACGCTCAAGCCAGCAAGGCGCCGATTCAGCGGCTTGCCGACCGGATCGTGCCTTGGTTCGTCGCGGCAACGCTCGGTCTGGCGACCCTGACCTTCCTGATCTGGATGCGGATGGATGTCGAGGTCGCGGTCATGGCGGCGACGGCCGTGCTCATCATCACCTGTCCCTGCGCCTTCGGCATGGCCACGCCGATGGCT
The sequence above is drawn from the Thiocapsa rosea genome and encodes:
- the ccoG gene encoding cytochrome c oxidase accessory protein CcoG; its protein translation is MSTNPVATQTAVDDLYAEAEHWHVNTGGETIHAKRLAGRWRTIKWAAASVWLIYFLGPYLRWDGRQAVLFDIPNRQYHIFGATVLPQDFWMLSLLLLFFAILLAVATALVGRVWCGYFCFQTVWTDVYTWIEEKLEGSPPQRRKLDKEPMSPSKFRIKATKHALWLLIGFITGISFVAWFTDAPALWGSFFAGESGPVAYITVALFTVGTYGLAGFMREQVCFWLCPYARIQGVMLDKTTIVPTYDLVRGEPRGRVKRGETGQTRSGGDCVDCNQCVAVCPTGVDIRNGQQEGCITCALCLDACDQVMDKVGRPRGLIRYASLDELEGLPTKKLLLRPRVWVYTAIMSVALAGILYGFSTLAAIDLKVLHERAPLYVRLSDGSIQNKYTLKILNKMPEELAVRISVTGPDGLVLMGADEPIVAPPGGVTPAVVFVKVPKRSLASEQQPVQFHVEAARPSGAVVEADRDSVFIAPRQ
- a CDS encoding FixH family protein: MSSTTHTTETPSKPTPALRSPWVLAWIGLLVTVLAVNLTFVILAIRTNPGLVNANYYERGQEYERTMITRLARDPGWLMRADIPKPLTAGVEESIGLVLVDQAGQPVDVDEATFYAYRPSDVSRDFALPMTREGKGRYRVETSFPLIGVWDTLIAVKTGEDEYSVGERVNVARP
- a CDS encoding heavy metal translocating P-type ATPase encodes the protein MHPDASSTRIRCFHCGLPVAESARETAFIAGRERSFCCTGCKSVCEAIFAAGLEGFYKRTPEGEIFGPPPEPPKDLAVFDLDAVQEEFTDTAGESREINLLVEGIHCAACVWLIEKGLCAMPGVEEARVNLTGRRLRVRWDNGRLKLSRILGRLADLGYAAAPFDPESAEGAIGRENRAMLYRMAWAGFAMMNLMWISIALYAGADQGEFRGLFQWLGFLIATPTLLYSGAPFFRGAVSGLRSGHLSMDLPIAIGVTTTYVYSLYVTLGVSSIGDVYWDTVVNFLFVILVGRYLEAISRRKAVASTQRLLDLQPKVATRLDGEDGETESVVPVRALKLGERVLVRPGERIPVDGEVISGGSGVDESMLTGESRPVAKTLGDQVVAGTINGAGVLTVRIGALLRETALGRIIRLVEDAQASKAPIQRLADRIVPWFVAATLGLATLTFLIWMRMDVEVAVMAATAVLIITCPCAFGMATPMAVAVATGLAASRGILVKNGAVLERLSSIDHFVFDKTGTLTVGRPAVTGLASAPGRWRQLEGPHDLTPEERDVLAGLQALERLSEHPIAAAVLDLCERAGIDRIAAPVEAVEVAPGLGIKGQVGGVEILAGSQAWLVRNGVQPWSDGDEQSAQTSGLVHCARAGHEVLRLGVADPLRPDAARVIARMRERGIRVTLLTGDRRETAEAIAAQLGGGIEVIAEVMPEDKDRVIAELQRGGRRVAMVGDGVNDAPALVRADVGIAMGSGTDVSIASADIVLMSSELGRVEEAARLSRRTLRTIRQNIGISVVYNLIMVPLAMAAVITPLIAAISMPLSSLAVIGNSARIRAVFKAGGSGAPREP